In a single window of the Streptomyces sp. NBC_00353 genome:
- a CDS encoding alpha/beta hydrolase codes for MAPSPPRSHPRRNLSRAVRTLLAALVIAAVAVPMAGAARPSAVPAPAPAALAPLRAATPAALADRYAVNRGSVLAAERMATRHGDGKRAASLRGLADPARHFFSFDGRDGGRSVEVFGDLSRARRIAVLVPGAGISLDRYWRLRAGAVALRREMGEGAAVVGWLGYETPDTVSRASVTTDRAKGAATELRAFIGELTRAEPTARTSLLCHSYGSVVCAEAAPGLEVSDIVLYGSPGTGVDNVAALHTPATVWAGRGGDDWIAEVPHVQLRLPFVTLGFGTDPVSRKFGARHFAAGDGGHSDYLKPGSLSLRSIARIVSGRAPAEEGRHA; via the coding sequence ATGGCGCCCAGCCCGCCCAGGAGTCATCCGCGCAGGAATCTTTCGCGCGCTGTCCGGACGCTGCTCGCCGCCCTCGTCATCGCCGCGGTCGCCGTGCCCATGGCGGGTGCGGCGCGGCCCTCGGCCGTCCCGGCGCCGGCCCCGGCCGCCCTTGCCCCGCTGCGTGCTGCGACCCCCGCCGCCCTTGCCGACCGGTACGCCGTCAACCGCGGCTCCGTCCTCGCGGCCGAGCGGATGGCCACCCGCCACGGCGACGGCAAGCGGGCCGCATCCCTGCGCGGTCTCGCCGACCCGGCGCGCCACTTCTTCTCCTTCGACGGCCGCGACGGCGGCCGCAGCGTCGAGGTCTTCGGCGACCTCTCCCGCGCGCGCCGGATCGCCGTGCTGGTCCCGGGGGCGGGCATCAGCCTCGACCGGTACTGGCGGCTGCGGGCCGGTGCCGTCGCTCTGCGCCGGGAGATGGGCGAGGGGGCGGCGGTCGTCGGGTGGCTCGGCTACGAAACGCCGGACACGGTGAGCCGGGCGTCGGTGACCACGGACCGGGCCAAGGGTGCTGCGACCGAACTGCGCGCATTCATAGGCGAGTTGACGCGTGCCGAGCCAACCGCCCGGACGTCGCTGCTGTGCCACTCCTACGGATCCGTCGTCTGTGCCGAGGCAGCACCAGGGCTGGAGGTCTCGGACATCGTTCTGTACGGCAGCCCCGGCACCGGCGTCGACAACGTCGCCGCCCTCCACACCCCGGCCACCGTCTGGGCAGGCCGGGGCGGCGACGACTGGATCGCCGAGGTGCCGCACGTACAGCTCCGACTGCCGTTCGTCACCCTCGGGTTCGGAACGGACCCGGTCTCCCGGAAGTTCGGTGCCCGGCACTTCGCGGCGGGCGACGGCGGCCACAGCGACTACCTGAAGCCCGGCTCCCTGTCGCTGAGGAGCATTGCCCGGATCGTCTCCGGCCGGGCCCCTGCCGAGGAGGGCCGTCATGCGTGA
- the gcl gene encoding glyoxylate carboligase: protein MPRMTAARAAVEILKLEGVTNAFGVPGAAINPFYAALKAGGGIDHTLARHVEGASHMAEGYTRSRAGNIGVCIGTSGPAGTDMITGLYSAIADSVPILCITGQAPVAKLHKEDFQAVDIASIAKPVTKAATTVLEAAQVPGVFQQAFHLMRSGRPGPVLIDLPIDVQLTEIEFDPETYQPLPVYKPAASRAQIEKAIGLLLASERPVIVAGGGIINADACELLVEFAELTGTPVIPTLMGWGILADDHELNAGMVGLQTSHRYGNANFLESDFVLGIGNRWANRHTGDLAVYTKGRTFVHVDIEPTQLGRIFAPDLGIASDAKAALELFVDVAKELKTAGRLPDRSAWAASTQERKARLQRRTHFDNVPLKPQRVYEEMNRAFGPETRYVTTIGLSQIAGAQMLHVYKPRHWINCGQAGPLGWTIPAALGVATADPEGQVVALSGDYDFQFMLEELAVGAQHNIPYVHVLVNNSYLGLIRQAQRNLDINFQVNLEFENINSPELGVYGVDHVKVVEGLGCKAIRVTEPDQLLPAFEEAKKLAAEFRVPVVVEAILERVTNISMGAAGIDAINEWEDIATEPGHAPTSIRPFVAS, encoded by the coding sequence ATGCCTCGAATGACCGCTGCCCGAGCGGCAGTTGAGATCCTCAAGCTGGAAGGCGTCACCAACGCGTTCGGCGTGCCGGGCGCAGCGATCAACCCGTTCTACGCGGCGCTCAAGGCCGGTGGTGGCATCGACCACACGCTCGCCCGCCATGTCGAGGGCGCGTCCCACATGGCCGAGGGCTACACCCGGAGCAGGGCAGGGAACATCGGCGTCTGCATCGGTACGTCGGGGCCCGCCGGGACCGACATGATCACCGGGCTGTACTCGGCGATCGCCGACTCCGTTCCGATCCTCTGCATCACCGGCCAGGCACCGGTGGCCAAGCTTCACAAGGAGGACTTCCAGGCCGTCGACATCGCCTCGATCGCCAAGCCGGTGACCAAGGCCGCGACGACCGTCCTGGAGGCCGCGCAGGTGCCCGGCGTCTTTCAGCAGGCCTTCCATCTGATGCGGTCGGGCCGCCCCGGCCCGGTCCTCATCGACCTGCCGATCGACGTCCAGCTGACGGAGATCGAATTCGACCCGGAGACGTACCAGCCGCTGCCCGTGTACAAGCCGGCCGCGTCCCGCGCCCAGATCGAGAAGGCGATCGGGCTTCTGCTCGCATCCGAGCGCCCGGTGATCGTCGCCGGTGGCGGCATCATCAACGCCGATGCCTGCGAACTCCTCGTCGAGTTCGCCGAGTTGACGGGCACCCCGGTCATCCCGACCCTGATGGGCTGGGGCATCCTCGCCGACGACCACGAGTTGAACGCCGGCATGGTCGGCCTGCAGACCTCGCACCGCTACGGCAACGCGAACTTCCTGGAGTCGGACTTCGTCCTGGGCATCGGCAACCGCTGGGCCAACCGGCACACCGGCGACCTGGCCGTCTACACCAAGGGCCGCACGTTCGTTCACGTCGACATCGAGCCCACCCAGCTCGGACGGATCTTCGCGCCGGACCTCGGTATCGCCTCCGACGCCAAGGCCGCACTGGAACTCTTCGTCGACGTGGCGAAAGAGCTCAAGACCGCCGGCCGGCTGCCGGACCGCAGCGCGTGGGCCGCCTCCACCCAGGAGCGCAAGGCCCGGCTGCAGCGACGTACCCACTTCGACAACGTGCCGCTGAAGCCGCAGCGCGTGTACGAGGAGATGAACCGCGCCTTCGGACCGGAGACGCGCTACGTCACCACGATCGGCCTCTCCCAGATCGCCGGCGCGCAGATGCTGCACGTCTACAAGCCGCGCCACTGGATCAACTGCGGCCAGGCCGGCCCGCTCGGCTGGACCATTCCGGCCGCGCTGGGCGTCGCCACCGCCGACCCCGAGGGCCAGGTGGTCGCGCTCTCCGGCGACTACGACTTCCAGTTCATGCTGGAGGAGCTGGCGGTCGGCGCACAGCACAACATCCCCTACGTCCATGTCCTGGTGAACAACTCCTATCTGGGGCTGATCCGCCAGGCGCAGCGCAACCTGGACATCAACTTCCAGGTCAACCTGGAGTTCGAGAACATCAACTCCCCGGAGCTGGGCGTCTACGGCGTCGACCACGTCAAGGTCGTCGAGGGCCTGGGCTGCAAGGCGATCAGGGTCACCGAGCCGGACCAGCTGCTGCCCGCGTTCGAGGAGGCCAAGAAGCTGGCCGCCGAGTTCCGCGTCCCGGTGGTCGTCGAGGCGATCCTGGAGCGCGTCACCAACATCTCGATGGGCGCCGCGGGTATCGACGCCATCAACGAGTGGGAGGACATCGCCACCGAGCCGGGCCACGCCCCGACCTCGATCCGCCCGTTCGTCGCGAGCTGA
- a CDS encoding GNAT family N-acetyltransferase translates to MRIRPARRSDLPLLQEIERAAGEPFRTLAMSAVADDDPPPLDLLDEYRRAGRAWVAADADDRPVGYLIADPVDGAAHVEQVSVHPSAARRGVGSSLIDHLALWAGEQRLEALTLTTFSHVPWNAPYYTRLGFRTLTEAELTDGLRKIRAEEAEHGLDRWPRVCMRREL, encoded by the coding sequence ATGCGCATCCGTCCCGCCCGCCGCTCCGACCTTCCGCTGCTCCAGGAGATCGAGCGCGCCGCCGGCGAACCCTTCCGCACCCTCGCCATGTCCGCCGTCGCGGACGACGACCCGCCGCCTCTCGACCTGCTGGACGAATACCGCAGGGCCGGCCGCGCCTGGGTGGCCGCGGACGCCGACGACCGTCCGGTCGGCTACCTGATCGCCGATCCGGTCGACGGCGCGGCCCATGTCGAGCAGGTCTCGGTCCATCCGTCCGCCGCCCGGCGCGGCGTCGGCAGCTCGCTCATCGACCACCTCGCCCTCTGGGCGGGCGAACAGCGGCTCGAAGCCCTCACCCTCACCACCTTCTCGCACGTCCCGTGGAACGCGCCGTACTACACACGCCTCGGCTTCCGCACGCTCACGGAGGCCGAACTCACCGACGGCCTGCGGAAGATCAGGGCGGAGGAGGCCGAACACGGCCTGGACCGCTGGCCGAGGGTCTGCATGCGACGCGAACTCTGA
- a CDS encoding AMP-binding protein — protein MSGRTGLSYAHGTGTTALLGDTIGRNLDRAIEAYPEREALVDVASGRRWTYAEFGAAVDELARALMGSGVAKGDRVGIWAINCPEWVLVQYATARIGAVMVNINPAYRAHELEYVLGQAGISLLISSLAHRTSDYRALVGQVRANCPALRAVHYIGDPSWDELTAAAAAVTAEQLAAREAELSCDDPINIQYTSGTTGFPKGATLSHHNILNNGYFVGEMVAYTEQDRVCLPVPFYHCFGMVMGNLGITSHGACIVIPAPAFEPAAVLAAVQTERCTSLYGVPTMFIAELNHPDFASYDLSSLRTGIMAGSPCPIEVMKRVVAEMHMDEVSICYGMTETSPVSTQTRRDDDLERRTGTVGRVMPHIEVKVVDPVTGVTLERGAAGELCTRGYSVMLGYWEQPERTAEVIDAGRWMHTGDLAVMREDGYVQIVGRIKDMIIRGGENVYPREIEEFLYGHPKIADVQVVGVPDETYGEEILACVIPRDPAQPPTLEEVTEYCREQLAHYKIPRRLQILETFPMTVSGKVRKIELRENYG, from the coding sequence ATGAGCGGACGGACCGGCCTTTCCTACGCGCACGGCACCGGCACCACGGCCCTGCTCGGCGACACCATCGGGCGCAATCTCGACCGGGCGATCGAGGCGTACCCGGAGCGCGAGGCGCTTGTCGACGTCGCCTCGGGGCGACGCTGGACGTACGCGGAATTCGGCGCCGCCGTCGACGAGTTGGCGCGCGCTCTGATGGGCTCCGGAGTGGCGAAGGGCGACCGCGTCGGCATCTGGGCGATCAACTGCCCCGAGTGGGTGCTCGTCCAGTACGCCACCGCCCGCATCGGCGCCGTCATGGTCAACATCAACCCGGCCTACCGGGCGCACGAGCTGGAGTATGTGCTCGGCCAGGCCGGGATCTCCCTCCTGATCTCCTCGCTCGCCCACCGCACCAGCGACTACCGCGCCCTCGTCGGCCAGGTCCGGGCCAATTGCCCCGCCCTGCGGGCCGTGCACTACATCGGCGATCCGTCCTGGGACGAGCTGACGGCAGCGGCCGCAGCCGTCACCGCCGAACAGCTGGCGGCCAGAGAGGCCGAGCTGTCCTGCGACGACCCGATCAACATCCAGTACACCTCGGGTACGACGGGCTTCCCCAAGGGCGCCACCCTCTCGCACCACAACATCCTCAACAACGGCTATTTCGTCGGGGAGATGGTCGCCTACACGGAACAGGACCGGGTCTGTCTGCCCGTTCCCTTCTACCACTGCTTCGGCATGGTGATGGGCAACCTCGGCATCACCTCGCACGGCGCCTGCATCGTGATCCCGGCCCCCGCCTTCGAGCCCGCCGCCGTCCTCGCGGCGGTCCAGACGGAGCGCTGCACCTCGCTCTACGGCGTCCCCACCATGTTCATCGCGGAGCTCAACCATCCGGACTTCGCCTCGTACGACCTCTCCTCGCTGCGCACCGGGATCATGGCCGGATCACCCTGCCCGATCGAGGTGATGAAGCGGGTCGTCGCCGAGATGCACATGGACGAGGTGTCCATCTGCTACGGCATGACGGAGACCTCCCCGGTCTCCACCCAGACCCGCCGCGACGACGACCTGGAGCGCCGCACCGGCACGGTCGGCCGGGTGATGCCGCACATCGAGGTGAAGGTCGTCGACCCGGTGACGGGCGTGACCCTGGAGCGCGGCGCGGCGGGCGAGCTCTGCACCCGTGGCTACAGCGTGATGCTCGGCTACTGGGAGCAGCCCGAGCGGACCGCGGAAGTGATCGACGCGGGGCGCTGGATGCACACGGGTGACCTCGCGGTGATGCGCGAGGACGGCTACGTGCAGATCGTCGGCCGCATCAAGGACATGATCATCCGTGGTGGCGAGAACGTGTACCCGCGGGAGATCGAGGAGTTCCTCTACGGCCATCCGAAGATTGCCGACGTGCAGGTGGTGGGCGTACCGGACGAGACGTACGGCGAGGAGATCCTGGCCTGCGTCATCCCCCGGGACCCGGCGCAGCCGCCGACCCTGGAAGAGGTGACGGAGTACTGCCGCGAGCAGCTGGCGCACTACAAGATCCCGCGACGGCTGCAGATCCTGGAGACCTTCCCGATGACGGTGAGCGGGAAGGTCCGGAAGATCGAACTGCGGGAGAACTACGGGTAG
- a CDS encoding AMP-binding protein, translated as MSATSATETFRAARDFLLQHREDYAAAYEGFRWPRADHFNWALDWFDVIAENNDRTALHIVEEDGRRTEASFARMSARSNQAANWLRAQGVRAGDRILVMLGNQIELWETALAAMKLRAVVIPATPLLGPVDLRDRVDRGRVRHVIVRDADAAKFDEVPGDYTRLVVGDEVEGWHSYSDADEQPESFEADRETDADEPLMLYFTSGTTASPKLVEHTHVSYPVGHLSTMYWIGLRPGDVHLNISSPGWAKHAWSNLFAPWSAEATVFIFNYTRFDAGRLMAEMDRSGVTSFCAPPTVWRMLIQADLSQLRTPPREVVAAGEPLNPEVIETVRRAWGVTIRDGFGQTETAVQVANTPGQLLKSGSMGRPSPGFKVELLDPVTGRPGATEGEISLDLSDRPVGLMTGYHGDPDRTAEAMAGGYYRTGDIGSRDEDGYITYVGRADDVFKASDYKISPFELESALLEHEAVAEAAVVPAPDPVRLAVPKAYVVLAEGWEPGPDTAKVLFAHSRAVLAPYKRIRRLEFAELPKTVSGKIRRIELRERTAEGIGTEFDEGDLR; from the coding sequence ATGTCGGCAACGAGCGCGACGGAAACGTTTCGGGCCGCCCGGGACTTTCTGCTGCAGCACCGCGAGGACTACGCGGCGGCCTACGAGGGCTTCCGCTGGCCCCGGGCCGACCATTTCAACTGGGCGCTGGACTGGTTCGACGTCATCGCCGAGAACAACGACCGCACCGCCCTGCACATCGTGGAGGAGGACGGCCGGCGCACCGAGGCGTCCTTCGCCCGGATGTCCGCCCGGTCCAACCAGGCGGCGAACTGGCTGCGTGCCCAGGGGGTACGCGCCGGGGACCGGATCCTCGTCATGCTCGGCAACCAGATCGAGCTGTGGGAGACGGCCCTCGCCGCGATGAAGCTGCGCGCCGTCGTCATCCCCGCCACGCCGCTCCTCGGCCCCGTCGACCTGCGCGACCGGGTGGACCGCGGCCGGGTCCGGCATGTGATCGTGCGGGACGCGGACGCCGCCAAGTTCGACGAGGTGCCCGGTGACTACACCCGGCTCGTCGTCGGCGACGAGGTCGAGGGCTGGCATTCGTACAGCGACGCCGACGAGCAGCCGGAGAGCTTCGAGGCGGACCGGGAGACCGACGCCGACGAACCGCTGATGCTGTACTTCACGTCCGGCACGACCGCCAGCCCCAAGCTGGTCGAGCACACCCATGTCTCGTACCCGGTCGGCCACCTGTCGACGATGTACTGGATCGGCCTCAGGCCCGGAGACGTCCATCTCAACATCTCTTCGCCGGGCTGGGCCAAGCACGCCTGGTCGAACCTCTTCGCGCCGTGGAGCGCCGAGGCGACCGTCTTCATCTTCAACTACACCCGGTTCGACGCGGGCCGGCTGATGGCCGAAATGGACCGCTCGGGCGTCACCAGCTTCTGCGCCCCGCCCACCGTCTGGCGGATGCTGATCCAGGCCGACCTCTCCCAACTGAGGACCCCGCCGCGCGAGGTCGTCGCGGCGGGCGAGCCGCTGAACCCCGAGGTCATCGAGACGGTCCGGCGCGCGTGGGGCGTCACCATCCGGGACGGCTTCGGCCAGACCGAGACCGCCGTCCAGGTCGCCAACACCCCCGGGCAGCTGCTGAAGTCCGGTTCCATGGGGCGGCCGAGCCCCGGCTTCAAGGTCGAGCTCCTCGACCCGGTCACCGGCCGGCCCGGCGCGACGGAGGGCGAGATCTCCCTCGATCTGTCGGACCGTCCGGTCGGCCTGATGACCGGATACCACGGCGACCCGGACCGTACCGCCGAGGCGATGGCGGGCGGCTACTACCGCACCGGCGACATCGGCTCCCGCGACGAGGACGGCTACATCACCTATGTCGGCCGCGCCGACGACGTCTTCAAGGCATCCGACTACAAGATCTCGCCGTTCGAGCTGGAGAGCGCCCTGCTGGAGCACGAGGCGGTCGCCGAGGCTGCGGTCGTGCCCGCGCCCGACCCGGTCCGGCTCGCGGTCCCGAAGGCGTACGTCGTGCTCGCGGAGGGCTGGGAGCCCGGACCGGACACCGCGAAGGTGCTGTTCGCGCACTCGAGGGCGGTGCTGGCCCCGTACAAGCGGATCCGCCGGCTGGAATTCGCCGAACTGCCGAAGACCGTGTCCGGCAAGATCCGCCGGATCGAGCTGCGTGAGCGTACGGCCGAGGGAATCGGCACCGAATTCGACGAGGGGGACCTGCGATGA
- a CDS encoding response regulator transcription factor, whose amino-acid sequence MPEPVDTVEMQAALLRLRRTSGLPVTFGGLLSDPRHARIVELNGAQTTALRGLVISAGSGLGGKSIALSRPCAVTDYPSSRHISHEYDTAVAAEGLRSVVAVPVVVRRRVRGVLYGALREPLTLGDRTFDAAVAAARDVEQALVVRDEVQQLLSVTRDQVTDPRAAPGAWEDVREAHRELRALAPKVADPALREELLSVCARLASASGAQEPHGREVLLAPREVDVLACVAAGATNAVAAGRLGLRPETVKGYLRSAMRKLGAHTRLEAVVAARRAGLLP is encoded by the coding sequence GTGCCGGAACCGGTCGATACGGTCGAGATGCAAGCGGCGCTGCTGCGGCTGCGCCGGACGAGCGGACTGCCCGTCACGTTCGGCGGACTGCTCTCGGACCCGCGCCACGCCAGGATCGTGGAGCTCAACGGTGCGCAGACCACCGCGCTGCGCGGGCTCGTCATATCGGCCGGCAGCGGGCTCGGCGGCAAGTCGATCGCCCTGTCGCGGCCGTGCGCGGTGACCGACTACCCGTCGTCGCGGCACATCAGCCACGAGTACGACACCGCGGTCGCCGCGGAGGGCCTGCGCTCGGTGGTCGCGGTGCCCGTCGTCGTACGCCGGAGGGTACGGGGCGTGCTGTACGGGGCGCTGCGTGAGCCGCTCACCCTCGGGGACCGTACGTTCGACGCGGCAGTCGCGGCGGCCCGCGACGTGGAACAGGCCCTTGTCGTACGGGACGAGGTGCAGCAGCTCCTGTCCGTCACCCGGGACCAGGTGACGGACCCCCGGGCCGCTCCGGGGGCCTGGGAGGACGTCCGCGAGGCGCACCGCGAACTGCGCGCGCTCGCCCCCAAGGTGGCCGACCCGGCGCTGCGCGAGGAGCTGCTCTCGGTGTGCGCGCGGCTGGCCTCGGCGTCCGGGGCGCAGGAGCCACACGGCCGTGAGGTGCTGCTGGCGCCGCGCGAGGTCGATGTCCTCGCCTGTGTGGCGGCGGGTGCGACCAACGCGGTGGCGGCCGGCCGGCTGGGCCTTCGACCGGAGACGGTGAAGGGGTATCTTCGCTCGGCGATGCGGAAGCTGGGGGCGCACACCCGGCTGGAAGCCGTGGTCGCCGCGCGCCGGGCGGGGCTGCTGCCGTAG
- a CDS encoding winged helix DNA-binding domain-containing protein produces MAAKTHPAAPASPPVLAPRALGRATLARQLLLSRSPMSAKDAVGHLVGLQAQNTKPPYYQLFARLEGFDPAELSGLMESREVVRIVTLRSTIHTHTADDALTLRPLVQPARDRELKMFRNGLVGVDPDRLAALGRELVEERPRTPKEIREALLAEWPDADPQALTVAARCVLPLVQVTPRGLWGRSGQVALTTAEHWLGRPAEPTPTPDATVLRYLGAFGPASVKDMQMWAGLTRLREAFERLRPQLITFRDEDGVELFDLPDAPRPDADTPAPPRFLPEFDNVLLGHADRTRVIPPQYRGRNGNGNQAYGTVLVDGFLAAIWRLGAPGTKSDGKPGGEGIVTVQALGKLSRAERDAVTEEGLRMLATTAPTQAPAHDIRFAPFIDFGQ; encoded by the coding sequence ATGGCCGCGAAGACGCACCCCGCCGCACCCGCCTCGCCCCCCGTGCTCGCGCCCCGCGCACTGGGCCGTGCCACCCTGGCGCGCCAACTGCTCCTGAGCCGGAGCCCGATGTCCGCGAAGGATGCCGTCGGGCATCTCGTCGGGCTCCAGGCACAGAACACCAAGCCGCCCTACTACCAGCTCTTCGCCCGGCTCGAAGGCTTCGACCCCGCCGAACTCTCCGGGCTGATGGAGTCCCGCGAGGTGGTCCGTATCGTCACCCTGCGGTCCACCATCCACACCCACACCGCCGACGACGCGCTCACCCTGCGCCCGCTGGTCCAGCCGGCCCGCGACCGGGAGCTGAAGATGTTCCGCAACGGACTCGTCGGTGTGGATCCGGACCGGCTCGCGGCGCTCGGCAGGGAGCTTGTCGAGGAACGGCCCCGTACCCCGAAGGAGATCCGCGAGGCGCTGCTCGCCGAGTGGCCGGACGCCGACCCCCAGGCCCTGACCGTGGCAGCCCGCTGCGTCCTGCCCCTGGTCCAGGTCACCCCGCGCGGGCTGTGGGGCCGCAGCGGCCAGGTCGCGCTGACCACCGCGGAGCACTGGCTCGGCCGGCCGGCGGAACCGACGCCCACACCCGACGCGACCGTGCTGCGCTACCTCGGGGCGTTCGGCCCCGCCTCGGTGAAGGACATGCAGATGTGGGCAGGGCTGACCCGGCTGCGGGAAGCCTTCGAACGGCTGCGGCCGCAGCTGATCACCTTCCGTGACGAGGACGGCGTCGAGCTCTTCGACCTGCCGGACGCCCCCCGCCCCGACGCGGACACCCCCGCCCCGCCGCGCTTCCTGCCCGAGTTCGACAACGTGCTGCTCGGCCACGCCGACCGTACGCGCGTCATCCCGCCCCAGTACCGGGGACGCAACGGGAACGGCAACCAGGCGTACGGAACCGTGCTGGTCGACGGGTTCCTCGCCGCGATCTGGCGACTCGGCGCGCCCGGCACGAAATCCGACGGGAAGCCCGGCGGCGAAGGGATCGTCACCGTACAGGCGCTGGGGAAGCTCAGCCGGGCCGAGCGCGACGCCGTCACGGAGGAGGGGCTGCGGATGCTCGCCACGACGGCGCCCACGCAGGCGCCCGCGCACGACATCCGGTTCGCGCCGTTCATCGACTTCGGACAGTGA
- a CDS encoding DMT family transporter, which yields MISVLFAILTALSNGAASVLQRRAARSVPDTEAMHLSLIGHLVRQKVWLAGIGLVIVAAVCQATALATGPISVVQPIFVIELPATLLLAGFVMRVRVPRGVWYGVAAVTFGLALGMVSAAPGGGSSSVKDEAWIPALIMTGIFEAALIGGARSTRGNPRGALLGLAAACGYALTAALMKDAMGRLGDGGGAAALMTSWQLYATAAAGVGSLFLLQNALQAGTLVAVQPMLTLGDAVISILYGVTLFGEHLRTGWWLLPELVALTLIARGCVQLARSPLASGNAVPPSRGTRVK from the coding sequence GTGATCAGTGTCCTGTTCGCCATCCTGACCGCACTCAGCAACGGCGCCGCCTCTGTGCTGCAACGCCGCGCCGCCCGCTCGGTACCCGACACCGAGGCGATGCATCTGTCGCTGATCGGCCATCTGGTGCGCCAGAAGGTATGGCTGGCCGGGATCGGCCTGGTGATCGTCGCCGCCGTCTGCCAGGCCACCGCGCTGGCCACCGGGCCGATCTCGGTGGTCCAGCCGATCTTCGTCATCGAGCTGCCGGCGACGCTGCTGCTGGCCGGGTTCGTGATGCGGGTCCGGGTGCCCCGTGGGGTCTGGTACGGGGTGGCTGCCGTGACGTTCGGACTGGCCCTCGGCATGGTCTCCGCCGCACCGGGCGGCGGCAGTTCCTCGGTAAAGGACGAGGCGTGGATCCCGGCGCTGATCATGACCGGGATCTTCGAGGCGGCGCTGATCGGCGGAGCACGGTCCACCCGGGGCAACCCCCGTGGGGCGCTGCTCGGTCTGGCCGCCGCGTGCGGGTACGCGCTCACCGCCGCCCTCATGAAGGACGCCATGGGGCGGCTCGGCGACGGCGGCGGGGCGGCCGCGCTCATGACGTCCTGGCAGCTGTACGCCACCGCCGCCGCCGGGGTGGGTTCGCTGTTCCTCCTTCAGAACGCCCTGCAGGCGGGCACCCTGGTCGCGGTACAGCCGATGCTAACGCTGGGCGACGCGGTGATCAGCATCCTGTACGGCGTGACCCTGTTCGGCGAGCATCTGCGAACCGGCTGGTGGCTGCTCCCCGAACTGGTCGCGCTCACCCTGATCGCCCGGGGCTGCGTCCAACTGGCCCGCTCGCCGCTCGCATCCGGCAACGCCGTACCGCCGTCGCGCGGCACCCGCGTGAAGTGA
- a CDS encoding DUF2510 domain-containing protein: protein MTEMSPPGWHTDPGYTGTGPVQERWWDGSRWTDQLRMPPAAVRRRRIRIGVGVTAGVVVLAAIAGGVLMLTDDSGRTKNTSSGAASPAPGLPGGQNGQDGQGGPGGGGRSQAPDQQQPQQPPSEDGYVTDVMSGVSLPVPDGWKGQSATIGASVSTGTYTCPADTSQKCERGGVFAAPAQALKITARTAEAAAKADIAVNAKESYGGKAYGAISSHQELKSEPVTVAGQKGYLVRWKVVTKKGDDGYVQSLVLPSPHSADMLVVVRSGFDISSKAPALSVMDEITKGIKAASGTGSGSGQTA, encoded by the coding sequence GTGACCGAGATGAGCCCTCCCGGCTGGCATACGGACCCCGGGTATACAGGAACAGGCCCCGTCCAGGAACGCTGGTGGGACGGGAGCCGGTGGACCGATCAGCTCCGCATGCCGCCCGCGGCCGTCCGGCGCCGCCGGATCCGGATCGGGGTCGGCGTCACCGCGGGCGTGGTGGTGCTCGCCGCGATCGCGGGTGGCGTCCTGATGCTGACCGACGACTCCGGCCGTACGAAGAACACCTCCTCCGGCGCCGCGTCGCCCGCGCCCGGTCTCCCCGGCGGGCAGAACGGCCAGGATGGCCAGGGTGGTCCTGGCGGCGGTGGCCGGAGCCAGGCGCCCGACCAGCAGCAACCGCAGCAGCCGCCGTCCGAGGACGGCTATGTGACGGACGTGATGAGCGGCGTCAGCCTTCCGGTGCCGGACGGCTGGAAGGGGCAGTCCGCCACGATCGGTGCGTCGGTGAGCACCGGCACGTACACCTGCCCGGCCGACACCTCGCAGAAGTGCGAGCGCGGCGGAGTGTTCGCCGCCCCGGCCCAGGCGCTGAAGATCACGGCGAGGACGGCGGAGGCGGCAGCCAAGGCGGACATCGCCGTCAACGCCAAGGAGTCTTACGGCGGCAAGGCCTACGGCGCCATCAGCTCGCATCAGGAGCTCAAGTCCGAGCCGGTCACCGTCGCGGGCCAGAAGGGCTATCTGGTGCGCTGGAAGGTGGTAACGAAGAAGGGCGACGACGGGTACGTGCAGTCGCTGGTCCTCCCGTCCCCGCACTCCGCGGACATGCTGGTCGTCGTGCGCTCCGGCTTCGACATCAGCTCCAAGGCGCCCGCTCTCTCGGTGATGGACGAGATCACGAAGGGCATCAAGGCCGCCTCCGGTACCGGGTCGGGATCCGGGCAGACCGCCTGA
- a CDS encoding nuclear transport factor 2 family protein — translation MTAYEDAVQRYFVAWNAATPEDLAKAVTAAFTEDATYTDPLADVRGHDRLAAAISGARQQFPGFEFKLTGTPDGHHGIVRFSWDLVSTADGSAPAAGSDVITLDDDGRISSVSGFLDRVPGA, via the coding sequence ATGACCGCATACGAGGACGCCGTCCAGCGCTACTTCGTCGCCTGGAACGCAGCAACCCCCGAGGACCTCGCCAAGGCCGTCACCGCTGCGTTCACCGAGGACGCCACCTACACCGACCCGCTGGCCGACGTGCGCGGCCACGACAGGCTCGCCGCCGCGATCAGTGGTGCCCGTCAGCAGTTCCCCGGTTTCGAGTTCAAGCTGACCGGCACCCCCGACGGGCACCACGGCATCGTCCGTTTCAGCTGGGACCTGGTCTCCACCGCCGATGGCTCGGCGCCCGCCGCCGGGTCCGACGTCATCACCCTCGACGACGACGGACGCATCAGCTCCGTCAGCGGCTTCCTGGACCGGGTCCCCGGCGCCTGA